CCGATCACGGAAATACAACCATCACAGCAAAAACACCCGGATAAAAATCAGATGTCTGCCCGGTTTCCGCCACTCGAAAGGGAAAAAGGAACAGACACTTATTCTTTACGACCGGCGACTATATCATTGTATCGGAGTCATTCCCGCCCGGGCACTTGGCAGCCCTCCGGAAAGCAGACAGACAAAAGGCATGCGTATCGTATCTGCCGCGGGTATCAGGATTTTATGGGCAACGCCGACAAGATGCCTACGTTTATGTATCAGAAGAACAAATATGATAGAGCACGAAGATACTCCTCCCGCAGGATGTTTTCGGGAATGTGCGCGAAGGTAGCCAAGCCAGGTCAACGGCGCCAGATTCAGGGTCTGGTCTCATAGGAGTTCTGGGGTTCGAATCCCTTCCTTCGCACTTCTTTTCTATCGCTTATAGCACATATTTCCCCGCAATGCATCATATTCCTGTTGTAAAGCCGCACCGCGGGCGAAGAGAACAGACCGAAGGCATGCGGCTTGTTCCGTGATATTTTTTCTTATCAGTATGTTCAGTGGTTTCTGTGGATCTCAGGACTTTATGGACAACATCGTCAGAACCCAAAACTCTTTGTGCAACCCTATCCAGTATATTCTGATGAGGTCAATATTTTCCGCCCCCCTGCACATCCTCTATGAAGAAAAAAACTGCATCAAATGCGGGCTCTGCGCTGCGCTCTGTACAACCGGCAGGATCACCGCATCCGCGGACAAATCCCCGGAAATCCGGGATGACCTCCCCTGCATCTCCTGCGGACAGTGCATTGCGGTCTGCCCGAAGGCCGCACTTTCCACCGACACACCGGCATTTACCGCCCCGGCAGAACATACCGCATACCGGGAAGGAATAAACAGCGATCTCCTCTCCGTATACCTGAAAAGCCGCAGATCAGTACGCATCTGGCAGAAAAAACCGGTTGCACGCAGTGACCTCGCACGACTGATCGATGTCGCAGCATACGCACCCTCGGCCTGCAACATCCACCCGGTAAAATGGGTGATCGTATCCGACCCCGCAACCGTACAGAAGTTTGCACACGCCTCCATCGCCGCGTTGAAAGCACTCCCCGGCGATCACCCCCTCGCACAGCTGTCCCAAACGCTCATTGCCGGTGCTGATGCCGGAACCGATCCCGTCTGCCGAAATGCCCCGGCCCTTTTCATCGCAGCATCCGACGCCGATCAGGAGTACGGACTGATCGACAGCATCATTGCCCTGTCCTACATTGACGCATTTGCACCCTCACTCGGCCTTGGCACCTGCTGGGTCGGCTACGTCATGATCATGCTGCGCCTGAAACCCGAACTTGGACACATTCTCGGCATCCCCGAAAACTGGACCCCGCAGTACGCAATGCTTGCCGGCTACCCCGGTATCTCCTTCTCACAGATCCCTCCGCGTGAAGTCCCGGAGGTCATCTGGAACTAATTTTTTTCAGATATATCTCAGCCTGATCCGCAGAGACGGACCCTCACAGAAAAGTATTTGGCATCATCTGCTGAGTACAGAGTATGAAATGCCGCATGCTTCTTCTCCTGGCACTTACCCTTGCAGTGTTCACGGCAGCGCCCGCATCCGCAATCGTTGCCGACAGCCTCACCATAGAAATACAGGAGAACGGCGACGCAGAAGTTGAAGTCAGCTACACCCTCTCCTGGCTGGAAAAACTGGGAGTCCTCCTCAAAGTAGGCGATCCCGCCATCTACATTCAGAAAGCATGCAATGACTACGGCCAGGGAAAAGCAACCCTTCTCTCCTCTGACATGTCCGGCGCCTCCCTCCGGATCGAACGCGTTGCATCAATCGACAACCGTACCTACACCACCCCGGCCATCGACTTCACCCAGGCAGAAACAATTCTGCAAAGTTACCCGATAATCGCGCAGATACTTACCATTGATCTCTCCCCCACCGTTACGAACATCATCTTCCCGGACGGAAACACCACAACCTATCACGATCAGATTCTGATACCGGCAACAACCCGCACCATCTAAAAAAGAAACACTGCGGCAGGCACTGTACCGGGCAGATTTTTTTAACACCGGCAAAAAAATGAAAGTGTCCGTAAACTTAACGGACAAGAGCTGCTGCACGCTCTGCAGCGGAGCTCACGGACTCGGACTTGATGATCTCGATCTTGCGGATCGGGAAGATCGGCTTGCATGCCTCGACCATCTTCTTGGAAATCTCGCCCTTGACCATTGCGGAGATAAAGGTCTCAAAGTCTGCTTCCTTTGCGTAGTCCTGCACAACCTTCACCATCATTGCACGAACCTCGTGAATCTGGGAAAGTCTTGCATGGTTGATCGTGAATGCCGTAATCGTCACCTGAAGCTCACGAACACTGCCGAGCGGCTGGATCGTGATGGTGCTGTCGATACGGGATGCCCGCCTCTTCACCATTGCACGGATGAAATCTTTGGTCATCTCGTGGCCGTGGAACTGCGTGTATGCTGCATCTCCTGCAACATCACTGATCTTAAACGACATCTTCACATTCTGCTTGGAGTAGTCCTGGATTAATTCACCGAGACTCACCGACAGTACACGACCCGGCAGGTTTGCCGTGTCAGAGGAGACGATCTCCCCGATAAACTGCTTGCCGAGGAACTCCGGGGCATAGACCTTGAACCAGCCCTTTGCCTTCCATCCCTCAACTTTGCGTCCACCACTCTGCTTCTTTCTTGCCATGGTATCACCTTAATTTTTGAAATTGGATTTATGTACCCGGAAAACCCTGTGCTTAGCACAACCGTTCCGAGACAGATAAGTTCATCAGATAATCATCCACCGTCGCAATCACCGTTCGAAGCGACTCCCCCGCAACTTTTGCCGTAACACGACCGTCGATAACCTCGACGGTCATAAACCCGTCCGAATCCGGAGAAAGTGCCGAGACCACATGCTCAGGGTGAGCATGGACCGACACAATCGTTCCGGTTACGTGCATGCTGCTGCCTCCAGACCGGCAAGGAACTCATCCTCGCGATCAAGCGGGACATCAGCTCCGGCACGGAGCTGATGCCCGCCGCCGGAACCCCCGCAGGCCTGCGCAGTCGTCCTCAGAATCTGTTCCAGATTCACCGAAGAACCGCGCGGAGCACGGGCAGACACCCGCAGGGAAGCTGCATCACGGCCAAGAACAAACATCGGACCGCTCGCGGACTCGGCGAGAACGTCCGCCGCATCACTTGCAGCAGCGCAGTCGCCGACACGCCAGACGGCAGGAACATCACGGATCTTCTCAGCAGTTCTGACCGCCGCGATCACGCGGTTCCGGTAAGAGACCGCAATTTTCCATGCCTCATCCAGATACGATGCATCACCGCAGCAGAGCGCATAGGCAATTCCGGATTTTCCGGCTTTGCCGCAGGCGTCCACCACCGCAGTAAATGTGTGGGCATTGGGGATGACCTCTCGTTCCAGACTCCATGAATCCCCGTAAAGGTTCATCAGGGCATTATACGAGGCATCCGAATCAAGCACAATCTGCGAGAGCATGCAGGAGGTATATGCATCATCAGACACTTTCGACATGCATGCGCTCTCAATTGCCGCTGCTTTTTCCTCATCACCCGAAAGGCTCGGGAGATACGGATGCAGGGAGTTTGCGATCTGTTCCTTTGTTGTTCTGCCGGCAAGGAGAACACCGCGACCCGGATTTACCAGATTGTTTGCCACCGCATCACCGATAATCGTCTGATTCCTTCCGGAAAGCGTCTGATTATCGCCGATGATGCCAAGCATCACAAGACCTGCCAGATTGCGGTTATCCCCAAGCGCATTTGCCACCAGGTATGCGCAGCCTGCTCCGGAGAGTTCGGTTTCACCGTCCTCGCCAAAGAGGCGCGGGTTGACATGATAGGGGGAGGTGTTGTAGGGAACATGATGATCGAGGATCATCGTGCTCTCCGCAAGACCGGTACACGACGCACCGAAGTCACACAGAAGAGAAATTTCCGGATTCTCCACGTCAGCTTCAGAAATCCCCGGTAAAATCCGGAGTTTGAAAGCTATATCCGCCCGGGAAAGGGCGAGTGACATGATCGCAGCAGCTGCGATACCGTCCGCATCGTAATGGGAGTACATTTCCACGTACTCCAGAGATGCGAGATGATTCGCCAGGGTTTCTGCTGCGGTTTCCAGTGACATAACGGTGAAAGGATGCCTTATCTGGACAGGAGAATCTCTGCGGTCTCCGGCTTGTAGGTCCAGCCCTGGGGCAGGCGGCCGGTGCCGACGTAGTATTTCACCAGTCTGCGGACTTTGGACTCGGTCAGCTGAAGCTGACGTTTGTTGTGAAGATCCTTCTTGTTCTCGCCAAGGTGCTTGCGCATGCCGAGCGCCTTGTGCATGAGGTTACGGAGGTCTTCAGGGATGTCGGTGTCAAGGTCGTTTTCACGGACGATGGCGTTGACTCTCTTACCGGTGACAAGTTTTACGTTCGGGACGCCGAACTTGTCGCGTAAGACCAGACCGATCTCTGCGCAGGTAAGACCTGCTTTGCGCAGCTCGATGATCTTCTTTTCAATCTCCTGTACATCGGTGTTGGACCACTCAGGAACTTCCTGACGGAATGGTCTGACCGAGGAGGCGATTCCTCTTCTTCTTGCATGTATGCGTGCCATTGTTTTCACCTCCGATTTAAGGACTGTCCACCCCGTACAGGCGGATAACCGCTTCCTTTGCGGAATCAAAGGGAAACAGCCGTAAGTCACGAAAAGAGCAGTTGCAACAAATTATCGCTGCTGGTAGCGTTTCCGCAGATGTTCTGCGGAGCCGAACTGACTCGTCGTAATCCCAGAGCCGCGGTTGCGGCAGTGTCGTAAATGACAGACACGTCGGACTTACTTCAGCCAGCACTGTAAAGTGCTCCTTGTATGTTGGAGGGAAGATGAGATAAGGGTTGCGGGAGAATATACTGTGCATGTTGGGCCGGGAGTATGACTGTATCATTATCGGTGCGGGGCCTGCGGGTCTGTTCTGCGCGGCACATCTTGCTCCTGCACGGGTGCTGGTACTGGAAAAGATGGTTCTGCCGGGACGAAAACTGCTGATTGCAGGGTCCGGGCAGTGCAATATTACGCATACGGGCGAGGTGAAAAGTTTCACCGATCACTACGGGGATCACGGTGCGTTTCTGCGGCCCGCGCTGATGGCGTTTTCAAACGCTTCGGTACGAAAATATTTTGAGGAGCGGGGAGTTTCGTTTGTGGAGAAGGAGTCGGGCAAGGTGTTTCCGGCGTCGCTTTCGGCGGATGATATTTTAGATGCGCTGCTGGATGCCTGTGATGAGGCGGGAACGGAGATTCTCAGTTATACTCCTGCTGAAATGGTTTCTTTTGACAACGGGATGTACGCGGTAAAGACCCTGCACGGTACCTATTATGCGAAGGTTCTGGTTCTTGCAACCGGGGGTAAGTCCTATCCGCAGACCGGATCAACGGGTGACGGGTTTACGTTTGCCGAGGAGCTCGGTCATACGGTTGCCGAACCACATCCGTCGCTTGCACCGGTGTATGTCAGTGATCACCGGCTGGCGGATCTGTCGGGTATTTCGATTCCCGGAGCAGGGGTGTCGGTCTGGCGCGACGGAAAGAAACTGTTTGCGCGGCATGGCGATCTGCTGATTACGCGGTTTGGGTACTCCGGACCGGTAATTCTGGATGCGGCACGCTGGATGCGGGCAGGAGATCAGATCAGGGTTGCATTTTCTCCCCGGAAAGCAGAGGAACTGGATGGTCTGATCCGCACGGCGTGTGCAGCGTCCGGGACGAAACAGGTACAGAATCTTCTGGATGGTACGGGATGCCCGGACCGGCTGGTAAAGCAGATAGTAAAGGAGTCGGATATTCCGGAGGGGACAACCGGTTCCCAGCTGACCGCAGCACAGCGGTCACGGCTGGTACGGAATCTTACCGCGTATCCGGTGGATATCGATCATGTGGGGGATTTCCGGGTTGCGATGGCAACGGCGGGCGGAGTGATGCTGGACGAGATCAATAAGAAAACCTGTGAGTCGAAGATCGTGCCCGGATTGTTCTGTATTGGCGAGGTTCTGGATATCGACGGGGATACCGGCGGTTACAATATTCAGGCATGCTTTTCGACGGCGTTTCTTGCGGCGCAGCGTATACGTCAGATTCTCTGATGGGACGAGCAGGTGTCTTCGTTTTTATGAGGACGGAGTTGCATCAGGAACGGGGTTCTCTGAACCGCAATCCATAATGTTTAAATTCCCCGACTTCCTACTTTGTTATCACACAAGCGCCTCAGTGGCTTAGTGGCATAGCGCGTCCTTGGTAAGGACGAGGTCGCGAGTTCAACTCTCGCCTGAGGCTTCTTTTCTTTGAGTTTCTGTCTGTTTTTCAGGTATTTGTGCCAATGTTCATATGACATACCCGCTAACGCTGTTCTATGGCATCCATGATACTTTTTGACAACGAAACCGCGCAGTCCGGACCGGAGAAGGATCGGATAGACGGCATCATACAGCGTCTCAAAGATCAGGGAATATGCATTGAGCGGCACCACGTCCTGCATGAGGCGGCTAAGTATCCTGCTGTGCAGAAGCTGGTGCAGGAACACGGGGAGAAGATTCTCCCGATCGCTTTCGTGAATGGGTTTGTGATGATCACCGGACGCTACCCGGCAAATGAGGAGATCCGGCAGATTCTCAATGTTCCGCTACAGCTCATTGAACCAAAACAGGAAGGATGCTGCTGTATCAGCGGCTGCGGGTGTCCGGAGGAGCGGTGCAGATGACAGAACCGGGATGTCTCATCTGCGGCGCTCCTCTCCGCTATCAGGAGACCGCGCGCGAGATGACCTGTGCTCTCTGCGGCAGAAAACATGCAGGCAACGCCGCGTGCATCCACGGGCACTTCGTCTGTGATGCCTGCCATGCGGCACCCGCGGCGGCTGTTATCCGCAGTGTTGCGATGACAACTGCATCAAAAGATCCGTTTGTGATCGCAACCGCGATGATGCAGAGCCCTGCAGTGCACATGCACGGCCCGGAACACCACATTCTCGCAGGTGCCGCACTTCTCGCCGCATACCAAAATGCCGGCGGAACGATCGATCTCCCCGCGGCGCTGGATGAAATGATCCGGCGCGGCGCAATGGTGCCGGGAGGTTTCTGCGGGCTTGCGGGAGCCTGCGGTGCTGCGGTCAGTGCAGGAATGTTCTACTCCATTCTGACGAAGACAAATCCGCTGAGTACAGAGTCATGGGGAGAAGCAAATCTTCTGACTGCTGCCTGTCTTACTGCGATCGGGCGGGTCGGAGGGCCGCGCTGCTGCAAACGTGACACGTACTTTTCACTGGAGACAGCCGTCCAACACATCCGGGAGCAGGCCGGCATTGCGATGGAGTGGCAAAA
This region of Methanocorpusculum vombati genomic DNA includes:
- a CDS encoding nitroreductase family protein is translated as MRSIFSAPLHILYEEKNCIKCGLCAALCTTGRITASADKSPEIRDDLPCISCGQCIAVCPKAALSTDTPAFTAPAEHTAYREGINSDLLSVYLKSRRSVRIWQKKPVARSDLARLIDVAAYAPSACNIHPVKWVIVSDPATVQKFAHASIAALKALPGDHPLAQLSQTLIAGADAGTDPVCRNAPALFIAASDADQEYGLIDSIIALSYIDAFAPSLGLGTCWVGYVMIMLRLKPELGHILGIPENWTPQYAMLAGYPGISFSQIPPREVPEVIWN
- a CDS encoding 30S ribosomal protein S3ae, with product MARKKQSGGRKVEGWKAKGWFKVYAPEFLGKQFIGEIVSSDTANLPGRVLSVSLGELIQDYSKQNVKMSFKISDVAGDAAYTQFHGHEMTKDFIRAMVKRRASRIDSTITIQPLGSVRELQVTITAFTINHARLSQIHEVRAMMVKVVQDYAKEADFETFISAMVKGEISKKMVEACKPIFPIRKIEIIKSESVSSAAERAAALVR
- a CDS encoding KEOPS complex subunit Pcc1, coding for MHVTGTIVSVHAHPEHVVSALSPDSDGFMTVEVIDGRVTAKVAGESLRTVIATVDDYLMNLSVSERLC
- a CDS encoding DHHA1 domain-containing protein, yielding MSLETAAETLANHLASLEYVEMYSHYDADGIAAAAIMSLALSRADIAFKLRILPGISEADVENPEISLLCDFGASCTGLAESTMILDHHVPYNTSPYHVNPRLFGEDGETELSGAGCAYLVANALGDNRNLAGLVMLGIIGDNQTLSGRNQTIIGDAVANNLVNPGRGVLLAGRTTKEQIANSLHPYLPSLSGDEEKAAAIESACMSKVSDDAYTSCMLSQIVLDSDASYNALMNLYGDSWSLEREVIPNAHTFTAVVDACGKAGKSGIAYALCCGDASYLDEAWKIAVSYRNRVIAAVRTAEKIRDVPAVWRVGDCAAASDAADVLAESASGPMFVLGRDAASLRVSARAPRGSSVNLEQILRTTAQACGGSGGGHQLRAGADVPLDREDEFLAGLEAAACT
- a CDS encoding 30S ribosomal protein S15 gives rise to the protein MARIHARRRGIASSVRPFRQEVPEWSNTDVQEIEKKIIELRKAGLTCAEIGLVLRDKFGVPNVKLVTGKRVNAIVRENDLDTDIPEDLRNLMHKALGMRKHLGENKKDLHNKRQLQLTESKVRRLVKYYVGTGRLPQGWTYKPETAEILLSR
- a CDS encoding NAD(P)/FAD-dependent oxidoreductase → MLGREYDCIIIGAGPAGLFCAAHLAPARVLVLEKMVLPGRKLLIAGSGQCNITHTGEVKSFTDHYGDHGAFLRPALMAFSNASVRKYFEERGVSFVEKESGKVFPASLSADDILDALLDACDEAGTEILSYTPAEMVSFDNGMYAVKTLHGTYYAKVLVLATGGKSYPQTGSTGDGFTFAEELGHTVAEPHPSLAPVYVSDHRLADLSGISIPGAGVSVWRDGKKLFARHGDLLITRFGYSGPVILDAARWMRAGDQIRVAFSPRKAEELDGLIRTACAASGTKQVQNLLDGTGCPDRLVKQIVKESDIPEGTTGSQLTAAQRSRLVRNLTAYPVDIDHVGDFRVAMATAGGVMLDEINKKTCESKIVPGLFCIGEVLDIDGDTGGYNIQACFSTAFLAAQRIRQIL
- a CDS encoding arsenic metallochaperone ArsD family protein, giving the protein MASMILFDNETAQSGPEKDRIDGIIQRLKDQGICIERHHVLHEAAKYPAVQKLVQEHGEKILPIAFVNGFVMITGRYPANEEIRQILNVPLQLIEPKQEGCCCISGCGCPEERCR
- a CDS encoding DUF5714 domain-containing protein, coding for MLLYQRLRVSGGAVQMTEPGCLICGAPLRYQETAREMTCALCGRKHAGNAACIHGHFVCDACHAAPAAAVIRSVAMTTASKDPFVIATAMMQSPAVHMHGPEHHILAGAALLAAYQNAGGTIDLPAALDEMIRRGAMVPGGFCGLAGACGAAVSAGMFYSILTKTNPLSTESWGEANLLTAACLTAIGRVGGPRCCKRDTYFSLETAVQHIREQAGIAMEWQKQPRCEFFPRNRECLRERCPYFPQ